The genomic segment GGTTGAAGCCAACGACAAAAAGAACATTATTTTCCTCTGCAAGTCGTTGTAATTCCTGAACTTCCGCTAGATTTTCTGACACAGGTTTATCCATTAATACTGGAACTCCTGCTGTTAAATAGCGTTTTGCTAGTCCAAAATGCTGACTTGTTGCTGCATGGATAATGAGCAAATCCAATGTTTCGAGTGAAGCTAAATCTTCTGTAGCGTACTCAAACTTGTATTGTTGACGTACTTTTTCAGCTTTTTCCCATTCACGAGAATACAAAACAAAGCGATGTTCAGCCTGCATTTTTGCATAAACTGGTAAATAAGCTTTACTTGCAATATTTGATGTTGCTCCGATTACTCCGATAATCATTTTTTAGATGTGAGTCCCAATATGAAAATTGCCACTGGTACTTTATAATCACCACTCCTGCCAGATTGGACAAGAAAGCTAGAACTCAATTCCTTTCATTTTAAGATGTGAAGATTGCTCGTCCAAAAGTGTAGTAATTTAGGAAAATGTAGTTCTGTACGAAGCACAGATTCCATTTTATCTAATCACCTAGCTTTTAGCACCCCGAAATCAGTTGTAAGATGTGAGAGGCGCTCGTTCTGAAATTATGAAAATTAGAAAATTTCAGGTTCGTGCGAAAGCACGGTTCTAGAATTTGTCTATTTTCACTAATTTCAAGCGCCCAGAACTCAGCTGTAAGATGTGAGTTCGACTGTTTTGAAAAGTTAAAAAATAGGAAATCTAGAGGTTCTGTCGCAGACAAGTTCCCAGCTTTATCTTTTTTCACACCTTTCAAAAAGGGTTAGTTAATTTATCTCTTTTCTGTCCCTAGAATAAATGACGATGACCATTCCCTGATCAAGTGATACGGTCATTTTATTGCTGATGAATTCATTGCTTGCATAAATTTGACTAAAATTTTCTTCGGCTTTCAAAGGATATTTTGCCCCTTCAATCGCAAGCGTATCCGCACTTTCTACTTGCATAAAACCAATGTAGCGATAAGGTTCAATCTGATATAAAATATGGCGCCCAGGTAATAAATAACGTACTAAATTTTGTTGATCAATTACTGTTATTTTTTCAGCTAAAGTCTGATACTGAGGTCGCGTTGGCAAAAAAACATTGGTCAATAAATGATCCAAACGTCCGCCAAGACTGCCAATAATTGTAAGTTCTGCCTCTGGAAATTTTTCCAATACCCAATCTAAAGCAACTTCTAAATCAGTTTTATCTTTTTGGACAGGCAATTTGACAATTTCTTTACTGCTGACAGAAATTTTTTCAAATTCGTCAGCACTGACAGAATCAAAATCTCCCACTGCAAGATCAGGCTCTTGTCCATTTTCTATCAAAAACAAACTTCCACGGTCTACACCGATTTTTCTGTCAAAACTTTCATTAGGAAGAACTTCGGCTAGACCTGCGACAATCAAAATTTTCATCGATTATCACCCGCCCCTGAAATTTTCCCTCGCTCAAGCCGACTTTCAAGCTTACTCAAATTTGTCCCAGCTATATTTGTTAATGACAGTCCTAAGTACCTAGCAGTAGTTGCGACATACCATAGGACATCTCCTAGCTCTTTACTCAGAGCAAGCTTATCTTCTTCTCTTATTAGGCCTTCTTGGTCACGAATTATTTTTTTTACTTTGTCAGCAACTTCTCCAGACTCCCCTGACAACCCTAAAACTTTATCCAAAAAAGCAAAATCAATTTTATCTATATTTCGGATATCTCCGTTCATGTCAAACTTCACAATTGCTTCTTGATATTCATTTAAGTCCATAAATTCTCCGCTCTAATCCTCTTTCTCAATTATAGCATATCATCAAAAATATAAAACTTGCCGTATCTTTTTACGACAAGTTTGTAAATTAATTTTTGATAATTTTTCTATAAAATTCAAAAGTTGCTAAAGTTGTGAGAAGACTTAGTCCAACAAAACTAAGTGTTCTTCCTGATGTATCATTTGTTTTTGGAAGTTCTGCTTTTTCTTTCGATTTTTGTTCATTATTTGTCGAATGAGTCGACGAAATTACCATTTCTGTTGAGCTTGGAGCAGGTTTTGATGGTGCTGTTGTTGAGCTTGGAGGAGTTGGTTTGGGGCTAGACGGAGTTGGAGCTACTATCCAGTTAACAAAAACATCTGCTGTTGCACTTTCACCGTCATCATCTATAAAATTCACTGTTTCTGAAGCATTGCTTGTGAAAACTTTTGTAAAGACTTTGTTGCTACTATCTGTCGCTGTCCAACCCGCAGCACGACTTTTGATGGTAATCGCTTTATTGGCTCTCAAAGTCGCTGTAACGGCTTTTTCTGTTTTTGTTGTCGTTGAGTAAGTAATACTTGCAATCAAAGGAGCAGGAATTTCTCCAGAAACGACTTTTTCTGCAATATCAATCTTCCCTGCTGTATCATAAGAGGGTAATTCTGTAAAGAAAGTATCCATTGGGTTTGTTGCAAAGCTTAAAGTTGCACCATTACTCTCATCCATCACCAATGCAGCACTAGTATCCACCTTCATACTATTATCAAAACTTAAATTCATTGTATTTGCAGTTTTAGGTGAATAATCAATAAAAGCCCCTGCTCCAGTAGCCGTGACTCCACTCAAATCAACATCACTCACAGCTTTGAGATTCATCGTTGCCTGTGAATTTTGAGCAGCGCTCATATCAAGCATGACATTTGATAAAGTTAAATCGTCAGTCGAGATAACATTCAGCACAGGCAGAGCTGTTGCACTACCTTCTGAAACAAGCTTCACATTGGAAATCGTGATTTTATTTGGAGAAATAGCTCCATACGAATTATTGGCATAAGAGTCGTCCACCAACAAACCGTAATTATTTGGTGCAACCTTAATCGTTTTTCCTTTACCATCAAAATCTTTTGTTAATTGGATTCCTGAACCGCGTCCTCCGATTTGATAAGTACCAGAAATTTCTATATTTTGTACTGACGGATTATCAATAGCTGCTACGAGTTGCTCCTCATTTGAAACTACCACGGGTGAACTTGCATCAGCAAAAGCTGTCAGCACTGACAGGTGACTAAAATTCGTCAAAACAATGTTTCCAAGTAGAATAACTGAAATTATTATTAAGAATTGTAAAATCCTTTTTCTCATAAAATACCCCTTTTCTAATTTTACTTTCATATCATAACACAAGCTTATATACTGCTTCAATAGCATAACACCTCATATTTATAGCATTTTCAAAACTTAATGCTTTCATTATTTTTTCATAATATTATTTTTTCATAATATTAAATAAAATCGAGAATCAAATGATACAAAATTTAGAATTTATTCATAATTGACCCCAAACTAAAAAATGCTCTCCAATATTGGAGAACATTTTTAATTTTTTTAAATGTTTGGATTTTATTTTTAACTTGAACTCACCATCTGATTTAGGTCAGTTTCTGACTATAGATATCCGCCAAAATTCCAAGCAGCATTTGCTTATATTCAAAATCATCCACAAGCACCCCTCGCAAACACCCCTGTTCGTAGTAAAGATCACAGAGCTGACCAAACAGCCGATGATATTGCACGGCTTCATTAGGAACACCTCGCATATTTTCACTCGCCAAGTTGACAAATAAAATCAGCATACTTTCTTCGTCAAGATGCTCTGGCTTAATCCAATAATTTGCGTAAGCAGAAATCACAAATTCAGCAATAAAATCTGATATAAACTGTGGTTCAAAGTAATCATATTTATAAAGCTCATGCGTCACCACCGCACGCTCCGCCATTCGTTCAGCCAATTGGCGTGTCGCCAAATCCACCATTGGTTCATATTCAGAATCCGCCTGTTTCAAGCGAAAATCATCTTCATTTTCCATGATTTTATTATACCAAGATGTGAGTACGATTGCCAAGAAATGCAGCGAAATGGGGATAGAGTGAATGAATGGATAGCAGAGTACCTTTTTTCACTCATTTCTAATCATAAGAAATTGATGATTAAGATGTCAGTAACATCAGAAATTCACTGTAATGGTTGACACTAATAACTTCAAAAAGCTATCATGGTCTCAATTTCATCTTAATCGTGTATGCCGCCCCTAGCATTCCTGCATCATTTTGCAGACCAGCGGGTTTGATTTCGGTCAGCAGACCTTGATTTTTTATCCGACTTAGGCCGAAATGTCGCTCAATCAGCTCAGACCATTTCGCTTGAAGCGCTCTTATGAAGTAATCATTCGCCGAGATGCCGCCGCCGATCAAGATGACTTCTGGGTCGAAGCAAGCCGTCAGGTTCATGAGATTGACCGTGAGGTCGCACAGAAACTGCTCAAAGACAATACCTGCGATTTTGTCGCCTGCTTGTGCCAAATCCACGACTTCTTTTGCCTCAAGTAATGGCGTAAAATGGCCATGGGTGATGGATTTTTGCGCTTCGTTGTAAGTCCGTAAAAGTCCCATGACGGCTGCTGCTTTGAAGTTTTGCGAAACATCTTCAAGCTCGCCGACCACTGTGATGCCATTGGTCAGCGCCCACCCAAATTCGCCTGCAATGCCGTGTCCGCCGCGATAAATCTGGTCATTGATGACAATGCCGCCGCCGATGCCTGTGCCAAGCGCCATGACCATGTAATCCGAATAATCCTTGCCAGCACCGAGCCACTTTTCAGCAATGGCAGCTGCATTCGCATCATTTTCCACCACTACAGGCAAGTCTGTCAGTGCTGACAGCTTTTCGCGCAAAGGCAGGCCGTACATTTTTGTCAAGCCGCCAAAATTGACCATGACCCCGTCGCGATTGGGCGTGCCTGGTGCTGAAATGCCAATGCCCGCAAGCTCAAAGCGCACTGACAGACTTTTTGTCATTTCTGTCAGCGCTGACAGAAACGGTTTTTCTTCATCAGGTGTCGGAAATTTACCTTTTTCCAAAATTTCGCCGTCATCAGCGACCACGCCGTATTTGACAAACGTCCCACCGATGTCAAACGCTAAAAAATCACTCATATTGCTTCCTCCAAGCCGTTATGGTCTATTATATCATGATACCAAGCAAAAGAATCTTTCTTGCTGCGGGCAAGTGTGCCATTGCCTTGATTGTCCTTGTCCACATATATCATACCATAGCGCTTCTCCATCTCGCCAGAACCAAAGCTGACAATGTCGATGACGCCCCACGGCGTGTAGCCCATTAGCTCGACGCCGTCTTCATTAACCGCTTTTTCCATCTGCTCAATGTGCGCACGCAGATAGTCAATCCGATAATCGTCATGCACGCTACCGTCCGCTTCTTTCTTGTCATAAGCGCCAAAACCATTTTCCACGATAAATAATGGTTTTTCGTAGCGCTCATACACGGCATTTAACACATAGCGTAAGCCGACAGGGTCAATCTGCCAGCCCCAGTCGCTCGCTTTGATGTAGGGATTTTTGGTCATTTTTGCATTTGGAAAATCTGAAATCATCTGTCCATCAAGCTCCGCAATCGTCGTCTCAGCATTTGACATATAATACGAAAATCCGATATAATCCACCGTTCCATCAGCAAGCGCTTGCAACTCGTCCGCCGAGTAATCCATCTGATAACCCTGCTTTTCCCAGTATTTGAGCGTGTAGCGCGGAATGTGACCGCGTGCGTGAATGTCGCTGTAAAAATAGCGCCGCTCCATGACCTTGACCGCCGCCATCGCATCTAGCGGACTACAAGAATACGCATAAATCGGCACGTAAGCCATCATGCAGCCGATTTGAAAATCAGGATTGATTTCATGCCCAAGCTTGACAACTTTTGCGGAGGCAATCAATTCATTCAACGCCGCTTGAAAGACAACTTCTTCTTTATTTTCATCATCAGCAATCTTCACCGCCGAATTGGTCCAAACATGAAGTGCTGACTGACCGTCCGCTTGGTTATTGATCTCGTTGAAGGTCATCCAATACTTGACCTTGTGCTGATAGCGCGTCATGACGGTTTTGGCATATTTGACAAAAAAGTCAATCAGTTTTTTATTGCGAAATCCGCCGTATTCGGTGTAGAGATGATAGGGAATTTCAAAGTGCGAAAGCGTAATCACAGGTTCAATTCCATTTGCCAAAAGCTCGTCAAACAGCGCGTCATAGAACTGTAAGCCCGCTTCATTTGGCAATTCATCATCGCCATTGGGGAAAATCCGACTCCATGAAATCGACGTCCGAAAGGCCTTTAAACCCAGCTCCTGAAAGAGTTTGATGTCCTCTTTATAATGATGATAAAAATCAATCGCCTCGTGATTTGGATAATATTTGCCACTGACAATTCCGTCAGTAATCTCGCGTTCGACACCATTGCTGCCAGCCGTCATCACGTCCGCACAGGATAGTCCGCGACCGTCCGCGTCATAAGCACCCTCAATCTGATGCGCTGCCACAGCGCCGCCCCAGAGGAAATTTTTTGGAAATTCTTTTGTCATTTTACCACCTCAACTTCGCCAATTTTTTCCGTCAAATCATTGATATAAAACCGAATGACACCAGCCTCCAACTGCTTTTCGCCTTGATTATTCACTGCTGACAGGCTGTCAGTACTGACAGAAAATTCAACACGCTTACTTTCTCCTTTGTCAAGCGCAACTCGTTTGAAATCAAGCAACTCGCGCACAGGCCGAACGATTTTTGACACAGGGTCTTCCATGAAAAGTAAAACGCTTTCTGCTGTGTCATACTCACTTTCATTGGTCAGTAATAAACTGATACTGACAGGCTGTAAGTTCGTCATGACCCTATCTGACAGCCTGATTTCACTCATTTTCACGCGCCCATAGCGCAATCCTTGCCCAAAACTAAACAAAGGACCAATCGGTAAATCTTGATAACGGCTGCTGTAAGTGCTGTCATTAGCAGGACGACCAGAGCGCAACTCATTATAACGCAGCGGTACTTGACTGCTGACCCGCGGAAAACTCATCGGCAAACGACCTGTTGGACTGTCAAGACCAAGCGCCAACTCCGCAATCGCTGACCCTGCTTCATTGCCCAAATACCAAGTCCATAAAAGCGCATCCAGCTCATCAATCACAGTACCAAGCGCAAGCGGACGCCCCGCAAAGCCCAGTCCAATCACTTTCTTGCCCAAAGCTTTCAGGTCAAAAATCAAAGATTGCTGCGCAGCAGGAAGCTCCAGATTGACCGACGAATGCCCCTCGCCCGACTTACCCCACGACTCACCAACTGTGACGAGCACTTTGTCAGTACTGACAAGCACTTCCTCTGGCACCTCGCCAAGAAATTCATAAGCAAAAACCCTGTCAGTGTACTGACGGAAACCATTTTCGACAGAAATCGTCTCTGACACCTTGCCCTTGCAGTTCCAGTTCCCTAGCAACTCCTGTGTTTTGGCAAATGGACCAATGATAAGCACATTGTCATTTTTTGATAAAGGCAAGAGTTCATTGTCATTTTTCAGCAAAACACAGCTTTCCTTTGCTGCATTTCTAGCCGCTTTGACCAGCTCATCAGAGCGCACTATTTCGGCTTCTTTTGCTCCATCAGCAAACGGACGTTCAAACAAGCCCAATTCATTTTTTAAGCTCAAAATTTTCCAAACCGCTGTGTCAATTTTCCCTAGCAATTCAGGCGATTGCTCCACAAAATCCGCACCATGTTTCAAAAAGGTATTCGAGACCATTTCAATCTCAATCCCAGCCTCAAGTGCCAAAAGTCCAGCTGTTGCATCATCAGCCGCTACACCGTGATTTTTCAGCTCACTCACAGCGCCCCAGTCCGAAATCAATAATTCATCAAAATCAAAACGCCCACGCAGAATCTCATCGAGTAGCCATTTAGAAGCCGTGGCAGGCTCCCCATTGAGCGAATTAAACGAAGCCATCACCATTCGAGGTTTAGCCTGCAATGACAGCTCGTAAGTCCGCGCATAAAAGCCGAAAAACTCCTTCATACTCATATCCACACTGGCATAATCACGACCACCATCTGGCGCACCATAAGCCGCAAAATGCTTCAAACAAGCCACCACACCGTCAGGCGCAATCCCACCATCGCGAGAACCTTGATACCCCTCAATCATCGCACGCCCCAGCTCACCAGAAACAATAGCGTCCTCGCCAAAACTCTCCATGACACGCCCCAGCGACTATCACGCACCACATCCGTCATCGGCGAAAAATCCACCTGAATGCCAGAAGCACGCAACTCACAGGCTGTCAGTCGCCCAACATCACGCAGCAACTCGCGGTCAAACGAACTCGCAAGCGCCAAAGGAATCGGAAAAATCGTCCGATACCCATGTATCGCATCATGCATAAACATCAAAGGAATCTTCAATCGACTCTTTGCCAAATACTCCGTCTGCACCGCATTGATCGCCGCAGCCCCAGACACACCAAGCACCGAGCCAATCTGATAAATATTCTCCTGATTAAATCCCAAATCCTCCATCGAAGGACCCGTAATCACCAACTCATCAGCAAACTCCTCGCCCACAAAATGCTCACCCGTCGTCTGCGTCATCTGCCCCAACTTCTCAGCCAAAGTCATTGACTCAAACAACTGTCGTAAATTTTTTTCATCCATTTTTTTACACCTTCAAAACAATAAGCGCCAGAACGATAATAGGAGGAAACCATTCATTCTAGCGCTCATCTTACACTTTTTACTTTTTATGACCAGTCAGCTGAGTTGGAAGTTCTTTTCCTTGCCTCAACTCATCATAGAGAATACACCCTACCAAATGACTCGCATCATCTCCTGAGACATCTGTCGGTTTCAAATCAACCTCATACTCCCGACAGCCCTCATGGACAAAAGCACAACGATCAGCGAAAGGACAACCAGCCCCCAAAGTCGCCATATCAGGCGGCGTTCCAGGAATACCGCCCAACTCTCGCCGCGGTCCATGCAAAGGCGGAAATGAATTAATCAAGCCTTTAGTATAAGGATGCCTCGCGTGCTCATACAAATCCAACGCAGGCCCATCTTCAATAATCTGACCCGCATACATAATCGCAATCCGATCCGCAATCTCAATCAACAAAGACATATCATGCGTGATAAAAATAACCGCAAATCCCAGCTTCTTACGCAACTCCGTAATCTGCTCCACAATCTGTCGCTGCATGACCACATCAAGTGCCGTCGTCGGCTCATCCATGATTAAAACCTTTGGCTCAAGCGCCAAAGCCATCGCAATCATGACCCGTTGTCGCATCCCGCCAGACAGCTGATGAGGAAAAGATTCCAAACGGTCAGGGGAAATTCCCACCATTTCCATCAATTCCACCGCACGCTTTTGCAGCTGCATCTTATCCCAGTCTGGGCGGTGCGCCTGTATGGCATCCTTGATTTGACGTCCCACCTTATACACAGGGTTGAGCGAGTTCATCGCCCCTTGAAAAACGACAGCTTCATCAACCCAGCGTTGTTCACGCAGCTCCTTATCGGACATTTTCAGCAAATCACGTCGTTCGCCATCGACCCCTTTTATCCAAACTTCGCCACTCGTAATCAATCCTGGCGGAGGCAATAAACGCGTCGCACCATAAACCAAAGTTGATTTCCCACAACCCGATTCACCAGCCAAGCCTAAAACCTCTCCCTCATGCAAGGTCAAGCTGACGCCACGCAAAACGTGTGCCGCATCATCTGTATAGCCATAATCTACACTCAAATTCTTAATTTCAAGTACAGGCTCTGCTTTTGAAAAATCTGTCATGATTTTACCTCCTGACCTTTGATGACACGCCCTCGTTCATCATGATTACGATTAGCAATCGGCGTAAAACCAACACGTGGACGAATGCCACGTTTTTTCAAAATCTTAGCGTTCATGCCCGTATTACGCAAGCGTGGATTGACAAATTCATCAATCCCAAAATTAATCAAAGCAAGACTCATCCCAAGAAAAGCCACACAAAGCCCCGCAGGCGCATACCACCACCATTGCCCCGAGGTAAACGCGCCATTATTTTGCGCATAATAAAGTACCGTTCCCCAAGACCAATCTGAAGGCGGGATAATCCCAATATAAGACAAAGTCACAAGTGACATAATCGCAGCCGTTACCGTGCCAATAAAAGTCGAAGCCAAAATCGCTGTCAAGTTTGGCAAAATCTCAAAAATGATAATCCGCCAACGTGACTCGCCAGAAGCACGCGCTGCCTCTACAAAATCACGTGTCCGCAAAGACATCGTTTGCGAGCGCAACACCCGTGCACCCCAAGCCCAGCCCGTAAATGAAATCACTAATACAATCGCGCCAAGTCCCGCATTTTGCATCGTCCCCATGATGATAATAATCAAAGGCAAGCCAGGAATAACCAAGAAAATATTTGTCAACATGGACAACAGCTCATCGCCCCAGCCCGACAAGAAACCAGCCGAGACACCAATAACTGCAGCGAGCACCGTCGCAATCACTCCCGTAGATAAGCTCACCACCATAACGCCACGTGTTCCGATCACTAATTGTGAGAAAATATCCTGTCCCACATTAGTTGTCCCCAAAAGATGTTGCATAGACGGTGCAGCATTTGACAAAGGAGACGTTTTATTTGGGTCAAATGGTGCAAGGATCGGTCCAAAAATTGCGACCAAGATAAAGAAAGCAAAAATACTTAAACCGATGATTGACTTCGTATTTCGTAAGAAAACCATATGCTGTTTTTTTGCCACTTTTGGCTCTGATGTTTGTTTTACTTCAGTCATTTTACCCCTCCTTTCGCGTCCGTGGGTCAAGAAAGGCATAAACCACATCCGCCACAATATTTGCAAGTAGTACCGACATTGTAATCACAAGGAAAATCCCTTGCATCAATGGATAATCGTGATTATTTGTTGCTTGAAGCAGACGATAGCCAATCCCTTGATAATTAAAGACTTGTTCCATAACCAAAGTCCCAGAAACCACAAAACCAAGTGATAAAGCAAACCCAGAAATCTGTGGCAAAATCGCATTTCTTGAAGCATAGCGGAACATAACGACTGATTCTCTCAAACCTTTAGCATGAGCGACCGTCACATAGTCCTCTGAAGAAACCGTGACCATCATATTCCGCATCCCAAGAATCCAACCTGCCATTGAGCTTAAAACAATCGTCAAAGCAGGAAGAAATCCATAATAAGCCACCGAAGAAATAAAAGCACCGTTCAGTCCTGGCATCGCATCAATCGAATAAGATCCGCCTTGTGGGAACCATTGTAATGCTGTTGCAAAAATCGCAATCGCCATCAAGCCAATCCAAAAATAAGGAACAGATGAAAAGAAAGTTGTAATAGGAATCAAAGCATCCCATTTTGTACCACGACGCCAACCCAAAATAATACCAATCGTTGTCCCAATCACAAAAGCAATAATCGTTGCTAAGCCCACCAGACCAATCGTCCAAGGCAAAGATTGAGCAATAATCGTCGAAACTTTTGTCGGATAAGCTTGCAAGGATACACCGAGATTGCCATGAAAAAGCTTGACCCAATAATCAATATATTGTTGCCAAAGGGTTTCATGTGAATCCATTCCAAAAAGTTTACGCAATGAATTAACCGCGTCAACCGAAATTTGTCCCTGATAGCGCGCAATTAATGCTTGCACAGGGTCTCCAGGCATCATTCGCGGAATAAAGAAATTCAACGTTACTGCTGCCCATGCCGTTACGATATAAAAAGTCGCACGACGAATGAAAAATTTCATGAGTTAATCTCCTTATTTTGAGCAATTTTTGCTTTGACTTCATCAGGCAATTCCATATCATGGATTGTTTTAAGTTCACCCTTATCTCCGATATTTACCATCGCTTCAGGATGATCCGTATAAAGCCAACACGCTACTTCTTGGCCCGTCGCAGCTCGTACTGTCGGTGGCACCTCACGCGCGCAAAGCTCCGTAGCAAACGGACAACGTGTCCGAAAACGACAACCTGACGGTGGATCAATCAAGCTTGGTGCTTCCCCGTGTGCCTCGCCTCGCAAAGCATTGAGCGCATCAGGGTCAGGTGCCGAGTTCACCAACAAATCCGTATAAGGATGCGCTGGATGTTGTGTGACCATCTCAGATGGACCACGCTCAATCACCCGTCCTGCGTACATAACCAAAGTCTCATCAGCAAAATACCGAGCCGAAGCCACATCGTGCGTAATATACAAAATCGCAATTCCTTCATTGTCACGCAAATCTTTAAGAAGGTTGAGAATGCCCAGACGAATAGATACATCTAGCATAGAGATTGGCTCATCAGCAAGTAACACTTTAGGATCTGCCGCCAAAGCACGTGCAATAGAAACCCGCTGACGCTGTCCTCCCGAAAGCTCATGAGGAAATTTATCAATATATCGCTCCGCTGGCGTTAATTTTACTCTCTGGAGTAATTCAATCACGGCTTCTTCTAACTTCTTACCACGCAGTCCCTTTTTGTGAATCTGTAAAGCACGCCCAAGAATATAGCGAATTGTATGTACTGCATTCAATGAACCAAAAGGGTCTTGAAAAATCATTTGCACTTGATTGGTATATTCACGAAACCTTTTCCCCGATTTTGCATTGACAGGCTGTCCATTAAGCTCAATCGTACCACTCGTAATCGGCACAAGTTGGCTTAATAATTTTGCGATAGTAGATTTACCAGAGCCAGACTCTCCCACCAGAGCAACCACCTGACCTGCGTACAAATCAAGGCTGACATCATCTGTCGCGTGCACGACCTTATCCCGTTTAATCCCACCAACCGGAAAGTGCTTAACGATGTGTTTTGCACTCAAAACTGGACTTTCATTTGTTTCACGAGAAGATTCCGTTGCTTTTGAATTTATTGTAGTTTTCATATTTTCTTTCACTGGCAATTTAGCACCTTCTTTTTAAATTAAAGTTCTTCAGAAACTCTTTTACTTTTGCAAACGGAGTTTGATGAAAAAATAAAGTTTATAAATACATTTATTACTATAAATTATTCGCTACAAGATGCTTTAACGAATAACTACTTCATAGTGTAAAACTCACACCATGACATCTATCTTTAAAATTCCAGTGAATCTTAAAGATGGATTAACATAGTAAAGAAAAGGCTCAAAAGAACCCTTTCTGCTTACTTCTTCTTTTATTTGATTCAGTTACTTGCTGGTTTTAGTTTAGTTAAAACTAAGGTTTCAGCTGGCGTTGTCATATTGATATCTGTATATGGATTTTCTTTCGTTGGCCATCCCGTGTAGTATCTTTCTGTATAATTTCCCCAAACTGGAACTTCAAGTACAGGAATAACTGGAACTTGTTCTACATATACCTTTTGAATCGTGGCAAGGTCTTTCGTTCTTTGTGCATCAGAAGTGGCATTAGCATAATCTTTCAGAGCAGCTGAGGCTTCTGGATTTTGGAAACGACCAAAATTATAGGTTGCAACTTGCCCAAGTGGTTTGTAGAAAGATTGGTCCATTGAATCAAGGTAGATGTTATATGGAGTAAATCCAGAATCTGTCCAGTGAAGCGCACCATCAAAGTTCCCCTTAGAAATTTGATCATTCCATGTATCATAAGATGGATTTTGAACTGTGACTTTCGCACCCAAAGACTCAATTTCAGAACCAATAAGTTGAAGCTCTGCATCATAGTCTGACCAACCTGCTGGGTCTGTCAACATGACTGTTACTGCATTACCTTTTGCATCCTTCAATCCATTCTTAGTACCCACTCCTGTGTAGCCGGCTTTTGTAAGAATTGTTTTTGCATCAGAAAGACTCGTCTTGAAAGTTTGTCCTGTATAATCTGACGAGATAAAATCTTTACCTGATTCTGGAAGCCCTGTAACACTCGTAATTGGGCTTGATGCACCTGTAGTTCCTTGTTGAGAAAGTTGTGCGCGGTCAATCACTGTTGACACTGCTTGACGGAAACTAAGATTTGAAAAAGCCCCTTTGGCATCATTGGTAAATAACGTTGTGTTACCAAGTGTTGATGGATACCATGCTTTATTCGCTTTATTTTTGCCAAC from the Lactococcus allomyrinae genome contains:
- a CDS encoding LPXTG cell wall anchor domain-containing protein yields the protein MRKRILQFLIIISVILLGNIVLTNFSHLSVLTAFADASSPVVVSNEEQLVAAIDNPSVQNIEISGTYQIGGRGSGIQLTKDFDGKGKTIKVAPNNYGLLVDDSYANNSYGAISPNKITISNVKLVSEGSATALPVLNVISTDDLTLSNVMLDMSAAQNSQATMNLKAVSDVDLSGVTATGAGAFIDYSPKTANTMNLSFDNSMKVDTSAALVMDESNGATLSFATNPMDTFFTELPSYDTAGKIDIAEKVVSGEIPAPLIASITYSTTTKTEKAVTATLRANKAITIKSRAAGWTATDSSNKVFTKVFTSNASETVNFIDDDGESATADVFVNWIVAPTPSSPKPTPPSSTTAPSKPAPSSTEMVISSTHSTNNEQKSKEKAELPKTNDTSGRTLSFVGLSLLTTLATFEFYRKIIKN
- a CDS encoding nucleoside triphosphate pyrophosphohydrolase family protein; the protein is MDLNEYQEAIVKFDMNGDIRNIDKIDFAFLDKVLGLSGESGEVADKVKKIIRDQEGLIREEDKLALSKELGDVLWYVATTARYLGLSLTNIAGTNLSKLESRLERGKISGAGDNR
- a CDS encoding ROK family protein, whose amino-acid sequence is MSDFLAFDIGGTFVKYGVVADDGEILEKGKFPTPDEEKPFLSALTEMTKSLSVRFELAGIGISAPGTPNRDGVMVNFGGLTKMYGLPLREKLSALTDLPVVVENDANAAAIAEKWLGAGKDYSDYMVMALGTGIGGGIVINDQIYRGGHGIAGEFGWALTNGITVVGELEDVSQNFKAAAVMGLLRTYNEAQKSITHGHFTPLLEAKEVVDLAQAGDKIAGIVFEQFLCDLTVNLMNLTACFDPEVILIGGGISANDYFIRALQAKWSELIERHFGLSRIKNQGLLTEIKPAGLQNDAGMLGAAYTIKMKLRP
- a CDS encoding thiamine diphosphokinase, whose amino-acid sequence is MKILIVAGLAEVLPNESFDRKIGVDRGSLFLIENGQEPDLAVGDFDSVSADEFEKISVSSKEIVKLPVQKDKTDLEVALDWVLEKFPEAELTIIGSLGGRLDHLLTNVFLPTRPQYQTLAEKITVIDQQNLVRYLLPGRHILYQIEPYRYIGFMQVESADTLAIEGAKYPLKAEENFSQIYASNEFISNKMTVSLDQGMVIVIYSRDRKEIN
- a CDS encoding fibronectin type III-like domain-contianing protein, translated to MSEIRLSDRVMTNLQPVSISLLLTNESEYDTAESVLLFMEDPVSKIVRPVRELLDFKRVALDKGESKRVEFSVSTDSLSAVNNQGEKQLEAGVIRFYINDLTEKIGEVEVVK
- a CDS encoding 6-phospho-beta-glucosidase — its product is MTKEFPKNFLWGGAVAAHQIEGAYDADGRGLSCADVMTAGSNGVEREITDGIVSGKYYPNHEAIDFYHHYKEDIKLFQELGLKAFRTSISWSRIFPNGDDELPNEAGLQFYDALFDELLANGIEPVITLSHFEIPYHLYTEYGGFRNKKLIDFFVKYAKTVMTRYQHKVKYWMTFNEINNQADGQSALHVWTNSAVKIADDENKEEVVFQAALNELIASAKVVKLGHEINPDFQIGCMMAYVPIYAYSCSPLDAMAAVKVMERRYFYSDIHARGHIPRYTLKYWEKQGYQMDYSADELQALADGTVDYIGFSYYMSNAETTIAELDGQMISDFPNAKMTKNPYIKASDWGWQIDPVGLRYVLNAVYERYEKPLFIVENGFGAYDKKEADGSVHDDYRIDYLRAHIEQMEKAVNEDGVELMGYTPWGVIDIVSFGSGEMEKRYGMIYVDKDNQGNGTLARSKKDSFAWYHDIIDHNGLEEAI